The Carassius gibelio isolate Cgi1373 ecotype wild population from Czech Republic chromosome B9, carGib1.2-hapl.c, whole genome shotgun sequence genome includes a region encoding these proteins:
- the LOC127964313 gene encoding uncharacterized protein LOC127964313 — protein sequence MLCAIGGFHLTKWFSNSKALLGSIPDQERAAEVKDLVLEHDELPVERALGMQWCTSSDSFRFKIHLPDKPCTRRGILSVVSSVYDPMGFLAPLLLPIKLILRNLCQEKKGWDVELHEKECRAWMKWLTDLDKISELRLNRCFKPAAFGPTNTAQIHNFSDASQDGYGVVSYLLLSNERGEKHVSFLMGKSRVTPLKQITIPRMELTAAMVAVKIDRMLKEELEVPLMESVFWTDSTTVLKYIENDALRFKAFVANRVSFIREATTSSQWKYVNTSQNPADQASRGLKIQSFMESKSWFQGPSFLREEVEWPKQPEQWPYLTEDDVEVKTSAAVSCTNSNECTDPLNQLFEYYSSWHKLKKAAAWILQLRRTLRHLSEKRKEFEQNIQQNENDPEKSRSIVEQQMVMYKKNLEKTILTVEDLSRAEIELVKYSQKQTYMEEIHALQLAGSRVKKNSSIFKLDPYLQGDVLRVGGRLNRSAMPEEAKHPAILHKQHRIAHLILHHIHQECGHGGRNHVLAILRQRNWIPRANAAARKVISECNLCRRLHAKAGEQKMADLPQDHLPVVPLKRLPARRPVTQDTETAETPPYTYQYGFSRIPAAIVQLHQHLDDWESNPLGRLGARHE from the exons ATGTTGTGCGCCATTGGTGGTTTCCATTTGACCAAGTGGTTCAGCAACAGCAAAGCCCTGCTGGGTTCCATTCCTGACCAAGAACGAGCAGCTGAAGTCAAAGATCTCGTTTTGGAGCATGATGAGTTACCAGTAGAACGGGCATTAGGCATGCAGTGGTGCACGAGTTCTGACAGCTTCAGGTTCAAAATACATCTGCCCGACAAGCCATGTACAAGACGGGGCATTTTATCTGTAGTCAGTTCGGTGTATGACCCAATGGGTTTTTTGGCACCACTTCTACTACCTATCAAGCTCATTTTAAGAAATCTCTGCCAAGAGAAGAAAGGTTGGGATGTAGAACTCCATGAAAAGGAATGTCGGGCATGGATGAAGTGGCTGACAGACTTAGACAAGATTTCAGAGCTACGTCTGAACAGATGTTTCAAACCTGCCGCATTTGGGCCCACAAACACTGCTCAAATCCATAATTTCTCAGATGCTAGTCAAGATGGATATGGCGTTGTGTCGTATCTCTTGCTGTCAAATGAGCGGGGTGAGAAACATGTATCATTCTTGATGGGAAAGTCCAGAGTCACTCCACTCAAACAGATCACGATCCCGAGAATGGAGTTGACAGCAGCAATGGTTGCAGTCAAGATCGATCGGATGTTGAAAGAAGAACTTGAAGTTCCCCTGATGGAGTCAGTCTTCTGGACGGATAGTACAACAGTACTAAAGTACATTGAGAATGATGCCCTTCGTTTCAAAGCGTTTGTAGCCAACCGTGTCTCTTTCATTAGAGAAGCGACTACATCTTCTCAGTGGAAGTATGTCAACACCTCACAAAACCCAGCAGATCAGGCTTCCAGAGGTTTAAAGATCCAGAGCTTCATGGAAAGTAAGAGCTGGTTTCAGGGGCCTAGTTTCCTGCGAGAAGAAGTTGAATGGCCGAAACAACCTGAACAATGGCCTTACCTGACTGAAGATGATGTTGAGGTGAAGACATCCGCTGCAGTGTCATGCACAAACTCAAATGAGTGCACAGATCCACTGAATCAGCTCTTTGAGTATTACTCCAGTTGGCATAAGCTAAAAAAGGCAGCAGCCTGGATTTTGCAATTGAGAAGGACGTTGCGGCACCTGAGCGAGAAAAGAAAAGAGTTTGAGCAGAACATACAGCAGAATGAGAATGATCCAGAGAAAAGCAGATCTATAGTTGAACAGCAAATGGTGATGTACAAGAAAAACCTGGAAAAAACAATACTTACCGTGGAAGATCTATCCAGAGCTGAAATTGAACTTGTTAAATACAGCCAGAAACAAACTTACATGGAGGAGATACACGCTTTGCAGCTGGCAGGCTCCCGTGTGAAAAAGAACAGTTCTATTTTCAAGCTGGATCCATACTTGCAAGGAGATGTGTTGAGAGTAGGAGGACGTTTGAATAGATCGGCGATGCCTGAAGAGGCCAAGCATCCTGCCATTCTGCATAAACAGCACAGAATAGCTCACCTCATTCTCCACCATATTCATCAAGAGTGTGGACATGGAGGTAGGAACCATGTCTTAGCCATATTACGACAACGGAATTGGATACCAAGAGCCAATGCAGCAGCAAGAAAAGTAATTTCAGAGTGCAACCTCTGCAGAAGACTGCATGCCAAGGCAGGAGAGCAGAAAATGGCGGATTTGCCTCAAGACC ACTTACCTGTGGTCCCTTTGAAGCGTCTACCTGCACGTCGACCCGTCACTCAGGATACAGAAACCGCGGAAACCCCCCCGTACACTTACCAGTACGGTTTCAGCCGGATCCCAGCAGCCATTGTGCAGCTCCACCAGCATCTGGACGACTGGGAGTCCAACCCGCTGGGCCGCCTCGGAGCTCGCCACGAGTAG